The following DNA comes from Cellulophaga sp. HaHa_2_95.
CAGATTATGATGTAACTCATTATGAAGAATTACACGATTTGCAATATTTACCTATCAGAGCTAAATCTTTACCAGAAGGACTAGAGGTTCCTATTAGAGTTCCTATGGTAACGGTGGTAAACACAGACAAAAACTTCTATTGGATTACAAACTTTTTAGAAACTATTTTGTCAACCATGTTATGGCAACCAATGACTTCTGCATCTATCGCCTTATGTTATAAAAGGATTTTCAAAAAATGGACATTAGCCACCGACAAAGAAAATATGGGCTTTATAGATTTTCAAGGACATGATTTTTCTATGCGCGGAATGGGAGGTTTACAAAGTGCGGTTTCTTCTGGGATGGGCCACGCAGCAGTGTTTTTAGGATCGGACACTTTACCTGTAATTAGCACGCTTCGCAACTACTATCATGCTAAAGGCTTTGTGGTAGGTTCTGTGAATGCTACAGAACACTCTGTTATGTGCGCAGGAACAAAAGATGATGAAATAGGTACGTTTAGAGCTTTAATGAACACGTATCCTACAGGGATATTATCTGTGGTAAGTGATACTTGGGATTTATGGAAAGTACTTACGGATTATCTCCCACAGTTAAAAGAAGAAGTTTTAGCTAGAGACGGTAAATTGGTGATTAGACCAGATAGTGGAGATCCTGTAGACATTATCTGTGGAGAAGCTACGACACTAGGTGCAGAAAGTCCTAAAGATAAAGGTGTTGTAGAACTCCTTTGGGATATTTTTGGAGGTACTGTAAATGCCCAAGGTTTTAAAGTTTTAAATCCACATATTGGTGCTATATACGGGGATAGTATTACTACAGAAAGAGCAGAGAATATTTGTCAACGTTTGAGTGATAAAGGTTTTGCCACTACGAATGTTGTCTTAGGAATAGGTTCTTTTACATACCAATTTAATACCAGAGATACTTTTGGTTTTGCTATGAAAGCTACTTCTGTAGTAGTAAATGGTGAACGAAGAGAAATTTTCAAAGATCCAATTACAGATGATGGAGTTAAAAAATCGGCTAAAGGATTGATAAAAGTAGCTGTGGTTGATGGAGAGTTTGTTTTAGTAGATCAAGTAACACCAGCAGTAGAAAGCGAAGGAGCATT
Coding sequences within:
- a CDS encoding nicotinate phosphoribosyltransferase, with the protein product MNGLFLTDGYKTGHHQQYPKGTEEVYSNWTPRSNKYAPKGCDKVVSFGQQYVFQWLHDYFQDNFFSKPKAQVCNELKEELSLYLGTDYDVTHYEELHDLQYLPIRAKSLPEGLEVPIRVPMVTVVNTDKNFYWITNFLETILSTMLWQPMTSASIALCYKRIFKKWTLATDKENMGFIDFQGHDFSMRGMGGLQSAVSSGMGHAAVFLGSDTLPVISTLRNYYHAKGFVVGSVNATEHSVMCAGTKDDEIGTFRALMNTYPTGILSVVSDTWDLWKVLTDYLPQLKEEVLARDGKLVIRPDSGDPVDIICGEATTLGAESPKDKGVVELLWDIFGGTVNAQGFKVLNPHIGAIYGDSITTERAENICQRLSDKGFATTNVVLGIGSFTYQFNTRDTFGFAMKATSVVVNGERREIFKDPITDDGVKKSAKGLIKVAVVDGEFVLVDQVTPAVESEGALQVIYEDGKFMNQVNLQEIRDRINENL